A single genomic interval of Spirosoma linguale DSM 74 harbors:
- a CDS encoding peptidase M48 Ste24p (PFAM: peptidase M48 Ste24p~KEGG: ppd:Ppro_3278 peptidase M48, Ste24p): MRKVIIAMLSIAFAVTACEKVPLTGRKQLILVPNNDMLSMSFTQYKAFLDTSRVVPTSSGDAEMVSRVGNRIRQAVESYMNSNGYAKRLEGFQWEYHLVQSNQVNAWCMPGGKIVVYSGILPYTKNEAGLATVLGHEVSHAIAEHGNERMSEGLVANGLLQAGQVATGIGTSGKSAQTQAIFQQAFGVVGPLAYQYGVGLPHSRKQESEADHLGLIFMSMAGYDPNEAITFWQRMAQASGGKAPAEFLSDHPSDERRIADLKKLLPDAQKYYARR, encoded by the coding sequence ATGAGAAAAGTCATAATTGCCATGTTGTCAATCGCTTTTGCCGTAACGGCCTGCGAGAAAGTGCCCCTGACTGGACGCAAGCAATTAATCCTGGTGCCGAATAATGATATGCTATCCATGAGTTTTACTCAGTACAAAGCATTTCTGGATACCAGTCGGGTCGTCCCTACATCAAGCGGAGACGCTGAGATGGTGAGTCGAGTTGGTAACCGCATCCGCCAGGCTGTTGAAAGTTACATGAATAGTAATGGCTATGCCAAGCGGCTTGAAGGGTTCCAGTGGGAGTATCATCTGGTTCAGAGTAATCAGGTAAATGCCTGGTGTATGCCAGGGGGTAAAATTGTTGTTTACTCGGGTATTCTTCCATACACCAAAAACGAAGCCGGTTTGGCAACAGTATTAGGCCATGAGGTATCACACGCCATTGCTGAGCATGGTAACGAACGCATGAGTGAAGGGCTGGTGGCAAACGGATTGCTACAGGCGGGTCAGGTAGCCACGGGTATTGGCACATCCGGGAAAAGTGCCCAAACACAGGCTATCTTCCAGCAGGCGTTTGGTGTTGTTGGCCCATTAGCTTATCAATACGGCGTTGGTCTGCCTCACAGCCGTAAGCAGGAGTCAGAAGCCGATCACCTGGGGCTGATTTTTATGTCGATGGCGGGCTACGATCCAAACGAGGCCATTACGTTCTGGCAGCGCATGGCTCAGGCAAGTGGTGGCAAAGCACCTGCCGAATTCCTGTCAGATCACCCATCGGATGAACGTCGGATTGCCGACTTGAAAAAACTGCTTCCCGACGCGCAAAAGTATTACGCCCGGCGGTAG